In Halapricum desulfuricans, a single window of DNA contains:
- a CDS encoding TrkH family potassium uptake protein gives MATVVDWRVSVGLVGSVFKYLSIPLVLPLAVALLYGDDPWPFLATIAVALALGSALERLRGDRELGHREAFLLVSLTWLAVPVLGTMPYLIARVGTVAHPVNALFESMSGFTTTGATLLGDISVEKHGHAMLLWRQLTQWLGGMGILVLMVAILPELSVGGARLISEESPGVSVDKLRPKIQETARILWLIYIGFTVAATVVYYGLHHLGLADNMGLYNAVAHALTTLPTGGFSPEARSIEAFSPAVQWAVIAFMIVAGTNFALFWYALIGRPEKLFRNSEFRSYLGTMVAVSALVAGLLFSGLGLATAPEAVGPIPGHLETAVRQGVFQVVAIVTTTGYASMDFNTWDSTAQVVLLFAMFLGGSAGSAAGSIKIIRWYAVERSILRELFTTVHPEAVRPVRTASGVIDEQTLRGVITFILVFIGIFAISTVLLLIEGATNPEIGGLSTLEAMSATIATLGNVGPGFGIVGPMDSYLDFSTPAKLYMIGLMWIGRLEVLSVLVVFTPNYWR, from the coding sequence ATGGCCACTGTCGTCGACTGGCGGGTGAGCGTCGGGCTGGTCGGGAGCGTCTTCAAGTACCTCTCGATCCCGCTCGTGCTCCCGCTGGCTGTCGCCTTACTGTACGGGGACGACCCATGGCCGTTTCTGGCGACGATCGCGGTCGCGCTCGCGCTCGGGAGCGCGCTCGAACGACTCCGCGGTGACCGCGAACTGGGCCATCGAGAGGCGTTTCTGCTCGTCAGTCTCACCTGGCTGGCCGTTCCCGTGCTCGGAACCATGCCGTACCTGATCGCCCGCGTCGGGACTGTCGCTCATCCCGTCAACGCGCTGTTCGAGTCGATGTCGGGATTCACGACGACCGGTGCGACGCTTCTCGGAGACATCTCGGTCGAGAAACACGGCCACGCGATGCTGCTGTGGCGACAGCTCACCCAGTGGCTCGGCGGCATGGGGATCCTGGTGTTGATGGTCGCGATCCTGCCCGAACTGTCGGTCGGCGGCGCGCGACTGATCAGCGAGGAATCGCCGGGCGTCAGCGTCGACAAACTTCGACCGAAGATCCAGGAGACGGCCCGGATCCTCTGGCTGATCTACATCGGGTTCACGGTCGCGGCGACCGTCGTCTACTACGGTCTGCACCACCTCGGGCTGGCGGACAACATGGGGCTGTACAACGCCGTCGCCCACGCGCTGACGACGCTGCCGACCGGCGGGTTCTCCCCCGAGGCGCGGAGCATCGAGGCGTTCTCGCCGGCCGTCCAGTGGGCCGTGATCGCCTTCATGATCGTCGCCGGGACGAACTTCGCGCTGTTCTGGTACGCGCTGATCGGCCGACCCGAGAAACTGTTCCGAAACTCCGAGTTCCGGAGCTACCTCGGGACGATGGTCGCCGTCAGCGCTCTCGTCGCCGGACTGCTGTTCTCCGGGCTCGGGCTCGCGACCGCGCCCGAGGCGGTCGGACCGATCCCCGGCCACCTCGAAACCGCGGTCCGGCAGGGGGTCTTTCAGGTCGTCGCGATCGTCACGACGACCGGCTACGCGAGCATGGATTTCAATACCTGGGACTCGACCGCGCAGGTAGTGCTCCTGTTTGCGATGTTTCTCGGCGGCTCGGCGGGATCCGCCGCCGGTTCGATCAAGATCATCCGCTGGTACGCCGTCGAGCGCTCGATCCTGCGGGAGCTGTTCACGACGGTCCATCCCGAAGCGGTACGGCCCGTCCGAACCGCCAGCGGCGTCATCGACGAACAGACGCTCCGGGGCGTCATCACGTTCATCCTCGTGTTCATCGGGATCTTTGCGATCTCGACGGTTCTGCTCCTTATCGAAGGGGCGACCAACCCCGAGATCGGCGGCCTCTCGACGCTGGAGGCGATGAGCGCCACGATCGCGACGCTGGGCAACGTCGGTCCGGGATTCGGAATCGTCGGGCCCATGGACAGCTACCTCGACTTCTCGACGCCGGCCAAACTCTACATGATCGGCCTGATGTGGATCGGGCGTCTCGAGGTCCTCTCCGTGCTGGTCGTCTTCACGCCAAACTACTGGCGATAG
- a CDS encoding carboxypeptidase M32: MSAEAPQAYDDLLEAYRRVSNVESAVGVLSWDQQVTMPDGGAPARSRQLSTLSGLKHELLTDDGIADALETLDRSELNDEQRAVVREIRREHERAAAVPQALIEQISAKSSEALEVWESAKADADFSQFAPVLEELVELRREYAAAIDPDRDPYAVLFEDYEPYLGLETAEQVLERLRDELVPLIEAVGDSDVTQPDPFADGTYSEQAQEDLSREILTRIGYDWDRGRLDTSSHPFTSGNQFDCRVTTRFLEDDPLSALTATVHEFGHAFYNLGLPQEEYGTPLGSSRNLSVHESQSRLWENHVGRSRPFWESVADDVREAFEGVEDIDGETFYRAANRVYDDNLIRVDADELTYHMHIVVRFEIERDLINGDLDVEDVPEVWNDKYEQYLGLRPENDAEGALQDIHWSHGNFGYFPTYTLGSVMAAQLYAAAEDDLGDLDGSIRAGEFEDLQTWLRENVHHHGARYTTDDLVEVATGESYTADYFLEYVTEKYGDLYEL; encoded by the coding sequence ATGTCAGCGGAAGCACCACAGGCATACGACGACCTTCTCGAAGCGTACCGCCGCGTCAGCAATGTCGAGTCGGCAGTCGGCGTCCTCTCGTGGGACCAGCAGGTGACGATGCCGGACGGCGGCGCGCCGGCCCGGAGCCGACAGCTCTCGACGCTGTCCGGACTCAAACACGAACTGCTGACCGACGACGGGATCGCCGACGCGCTCGAGACCCTCGACCGCTCCGAGTTGAACGACGAACAGCGGGCCGTCGTCCGCGAGATCCGCCGCGAACACGAGCGCGCCGCGGCGGTTCCACAGGCGCTGATCGAGCAGATCAGCGCGAAGTCCTCCGAGGCGCTCGAAGTCTGGGAGTCCGCGAAGGCCGACGCCGACTTCTCGCAGTTCGCGCCTGTGCTGGAAGAGCTGGTCGAACTGCGCCGCGAGTACGCCGCCGCGATCGATCCCGACCGCGATCCCTACGCCGTCCTCTTCGAGGACTACGAACCCTATCTGGGCCTGGAGACGGCCGAACAGGTGCTCGAACGGCTCCGCGACGAGTTAGTCCCGCTGATCGAGGCCGTCGGCGACAGCGACGTCACTCAGCCCGACCCCTTCGCAGACGGGACCTACTCCGAACAGGCACAGGAAGACCTTTCCCGGGAGATACTCACCCGGATCGGCTACGACTGGGATCGCGGGCGACTGGACACTTCAAGCCACCCGTTCACGTCCGGTAACCAGTTCGATTGCCGGGTCACCACGCGGTTTCTCGAGGACGATCCGCTGAGCGCGCTCACGGCGACGGTCCACGAGTTCGGTCACGCCTTCTACAATCTGGGCCTCCCGCAGGAGGAGTACGGAACGCCGCTGGGGTCGTCGCGGAACCTCAGCGTCCACGAGTCCCAGTCGCGCCTCTGGGAGAACCACGTCGGCCGCAGTCGTCCGTTCTGGGAGTCGGTCGCCGACGACGTCCGCGAGGCCTTCGAGGGCGTCGAGGACATCGACGGGGAGACGTTCTACCGGGCCGCAAATCGCGTCTACGACGACAACCTCATCCGGGTCGACGCGGACGAGCTCACCTACCACATGCACATCGTCGTCCGCTTCGAGATCGAGCGCGATCTGATCAACGGCGATCTGGATGTCGAAGACGTGCCCGAGGTCTGGAACGACAAATACGAGCAGTACCTCGGGCTCCGGCCGGAAAACGACGCCGAGGGGGCGCTGCAGGACATCCACTGGAGCCACGGCAACTTCGGGTACTTCCCGACGTACACGCTGGGCAGCGTCATGGCGGCTCAGCTCTACGCGGCCGCCGAGGACGACCTCGGCGACCTGGACGGGTCGATCCGCGCCGGCGAGTTCGAAGACCTCCAGACGTGGCTCCGCGAGAACGTCCACCACCACGGCGCGCGATACACGACCGACGACCTCGTTGAGGTCGCGACCGGCGAGTCCTACACCGCCGACTACTTCCTCGAGTACGTGACCGAGAAGTACGGCGACCTCTACGAACTGTAG
- a CDS encoding MBL fold metallo-hydrolase, protein MVETITANQLRDWIDAGESFSLLDTRPEGSFEAWHIQGAIQYTYKPDFEFAVEEFREATGLSSDDSVVTICAKGIASHDLATHLEDSGFEDVTVVEDGMEGWSEVYDVVEIPTSGDLEVLQFQRRAKGCLGYLIADPAAEIAAVVDPTRHVDRFASAASERGYSIEHVFDTHVHADHVSGGRELAEYVGATYYLGADAADRGVDYEYEPLARNEVVTVGDHDLKAVPSPGHTSEIVSYLLDDEAVLTGDTLFVDSVGRTELQFGDGAADTGAQRLYDSLHRTLLAEPDSVTVLPGHFAVDADGTTDVTPGEPVASTIGEVRTELDLLAVDRETFVARLTASLPEKPPNYEQIIDINAGRDEPEDEAAATELELGPNNCAASGD, encoded by the coding sequence ATGGTCGAAACGATCACTGCGAATCAGTTGCGCGACTGGATCGACGCCGGCGAATCGTTCTCGCTGCTGGATACGCGACCCGAAGGGAGTTTCGAGGCCTGGCATATCCAGGGTGCGATCCAGTACACCTACAAGCCCGACTTCGAGTTCGCCGTCGAGGAGTTTCGCGAGGCGACGGGACTGTCAAGCGACGACTCGGTCGTGACGATCTGCGCGAAAGGAATCGCTTCGCACGATCTGGCGACCCATCTCGAGGATAGCGGTTTCGAGGACGTCACCGTCGTCGAAGACGGGATGGAAGGCTGGAGCGAGGTCTACGACGTCGTCGAGATCCCGACGAGCGGTGATCTCGAAGTGTTGCAGTTCCAGCGACGGGCGAAAGGCTGTCTCGGCTATCTGATCGCTGACCCGGCTGCAGAGATCGCCGCCGTCGTCGATCCGACCCGGCACGTCGATCGGTTCGCCTCGGCCGCCTCGGAGCGGGGCTACTCGATCGAGCACGTCTTCGACACGCACGTTCACGCCGACCACGTTTCCGGCGGCCGGGAACTGGCCGAGTACGTCGGCGCGACCTACTATCTCGGGGCCGACGCGGCCGACCGTGGGGTCGACTACGAGTACGAACCGCTGGCGCGCAACGAGGTCGTCACCGTCGGCGACCACGATCTCAAGGCCGTTCCCTCGCCCGGCCACACCTCCGAGATCGTGAGTTACCTGCTCGATGACGAGGCCGTGTTGACCGGTGATACGCTGTTCGTTGACTCTGTCGGCCGGACGGAGCTCCAGTTCGGCGACGGCGCGGCCGACACGGGTGCACAGCGACTGTACGACTCGCTACACCGGACGCTGCTCGCGGAACCGGACTCTGTCACCGTCCTGCCCGGCCACTTCGCTGTCGACGCCGACGGTACGACCGACGTGACGCCCGGCGAGCCAGTCGCTTCGACGATCGGCGAGGTCCGGACGGAACTGGACCTGCTGGCCGTCGACCGCGAGACGTTCGTCGCCCGGCTCACCGCCTCGCTACCGGAGAAACCGCCGAACTACGAGCAGATAATCGACATCAACGCCGGGCGCGACGAACCCGAAGACGAGGCGGCGGCGACTGAGCTGGAACTCGGCCCGAACAACTGCGCGGCGAGCGGCGACTGA
- a CDS encoding RNA-guided endonuclease InsQ/TnpB family protein, producing the protein MPTTRRTHVCRIQNHSQVRESLDRHGWSASKLWNVALYHARQTWDETGEIPDESELKAVVKEHDKYRGLHSQSSQKVLEELSEAFTSWFNSDDSRDNPPGYRKQNYYDDQGRRVHEEHPRSTVTWKANGFRHDTKHNRFRLSKGKLHKPSPRARDYILVEYDAPPEVELENVQQVRAVWNSHKERWELHVVCKHEIEAEAPGEKAAGVDLGICNPAAVAFPDDALLYPGNTLREDKHYFQQEEYQTAGPHGPSQKAEWAREKLSRRKDHFLHALSKDIVERCVSHDVGTLVVGDPSGVDEDDWGRHGNKRLDNWAYKRLMNLIDYKARERGIEVEMPDERGTSSSCSVCGHEDGDNRVERGLWKCDRCGVVAHGDVNGADNIRQKTLSVTPPLGDSDNGCLAQPRVIQFSRTHGFQPRATAE; encoded by the coding sequence ATGCCGACCACACGCCGCACCCACGTCTGCCGCATCCAGAACCACTCGCAGGTTCGGGAATCGCTGGACAGGCATGGGTGGTCGGCGTCCAAGCTCTGGAACGTCGCCCTCTACCACGCCCGCCAGACGTGGGACGAAACCGGCGAAATCCCCGACGAGTCCGAACTGAAAGCCGTGGTGAAGGAACACGACAAATACCGAGGACTGCACAGTCAGTCCAGTCAGAAAGTTCTCGAAGAGCTTTCTGAGGCCTTCACCTCGTGGTTCAACAGCGACGACAGTCGGGACAATCCGCCGGGCTACCGCAAACAGAACTACTACGACGACCAAGGTCGCCGTGTCCACGAGGAACACCCCCGCTCGACGGTCACGTGGAAAGCCAACGGCTTCCGCCACGACACGAAACACAACCGATTCCGGCTCTCAAAGGGTAAACTCCACAAACCGTCACCGCGTGCCCGCGACTATATCCTCGTTGAGTACGACGCCCCACCCGAAGTCGAATTGGAGAACGTTCAGCAAGTCCGTGCCGTCTGGAACAGTCACAAGGAACGATGGGAACTTCACGTCGTCTGCAAGCACGAGATTGAGGCAGAGGCACCAGGCGAGAAGGCAGCGGGTGTTGACCTCGGAATCTGCAATCCTGCCGCCGTTGCATTCCCCGACGACGCTCTGTTGTATCCGGGCAACACGCTCCGCGAGGACAAGCACTACTTCCAGCAAGAAGAGTACCAGACAGCAGGGCCGCACGGTCCCAGCCAAAAAGCAGAGTGGGCACGTGAAAAACTGTCGCGTCGCAAAGACCACTTCCTACACGCCCTCTCGAAAGACATCGTTGAGCGGTGTGTTTCTCACGATGTTGGCACGCTTGTCGTCGGCGACCCCAGTGGTGTTGATGAAGACGACTGGGGTAGACACGGCAACAAACGCTTGGATAATTGGGCGTACAAGCGGTTGATGAACCTCATTGACTACAAAGCCCGTGAACGTGGCATCGAGGTGGAGATGCCCGACGAGCGCGGTACATCATCGTCGTGTAGTGTGTGCGGGCACGAAGACGGGGACAACCGTGTCGAACGTGGGTTGTGGAAGTGCGACCGCTGTGGGGTTGTCGCTCACGGCGACGTGAACGGAGCCGATAACATCAGGCAGAAAACGCTAAGCGTGACTCCCCCACTTGGGGATAGCGATAACGGCTGTTTGGCCCAGCCTCGCGTCATTCAGTTCAGCCGGACTCACGGATTCCAGCCGCGAGCAACCGCCGAGTGA
- the msrB gene encoding peptide-methionine (R)-S-oxide reductase MsrB, whose product MSDSDSIDDLPGTDEEWREMLTEEEYHILRERGTEPKFSGELLDVDDDGVFRCAGCGAALFDADTKFDSGSGWPSFYDVVGEGNVETELDTRHGMERTEVTCANCGGHLGHVFDDGPDPTGKRYCINSAALDFDPDK is encoded by the coding sequence ATGTCTGACTCCGATTCGATCGACGACCTGCCGGGTACCGACGAGGAGTGGCGCGAGATGCTGACCGAGGAAGAGTATCACATCTTGCGCGAGCGCGGCACGGAACCGAAGTTCAGCGGCGAACTGCTCGACGTCGACGACGACGGCGTGTTCAGATGCGCCGGGTGTGGGGCGGCGCTTTTCGACGCTGACACCAAGTTCGATTCCGGGTCCGGCTGGCCGAGTTTCTACGACGTCGTCGGGGAGGGCAACGTCGAAACCGAACTCGACACCCGTCACGGGATGGAACGGACGGAAGTCACGTGTGCGAACTGCGGCGGCCACCTCGGTCACGTCTTCGACGACGGCCCCGATCCGACGGGCAAGCGCTACTGTATCAACTCGGCGGCGCTTGACTTCGATCCCGACAAGTAG
- a CDS encoding ribbon-helix-helix domain-containing protein, whose protein sequence is MTEYTTVSIPKDLADRIEETIEGTSFSSTSDLVRFLLRSIVIEHQREGRLTEAEFAEIAEQLQDLGYLE, encoded by the coding sequence ATGACCGAGTACACGACCGTCTCGATCCCGAAAGACCTGGCCGACCGCATCGAGGAGACGATCGAGGGAACGAGTTTCTCCAGCACGAGCGACCTTGTCAGGTTTCTCCTGCGGAGTATCGTCATCGAACACCAGCGAGAGGGGCGGCTCACCGAGGCGGAGTTCGCCGAGATCGCCGAGCAACTGCAGGACCTTGGATATCTGGAGTAG
- a CDS encoding alpha/beta fold hydrolase, translating into MADQPRVMPTARNGAVGIEYAVHGEGPTVVCCGVAGLGAWQWSYLVTPLAREHEVVVFDYRGTGNSDTPDGPYTVRDLTADLDAVLADHGARSVHLLGAGLGGVVAVEYARRAGRPESLGLLGTPTAPSDVDFDALARLRAPRDDPEAIERSLAVAFAPGTVEAHPDEIRRIVEWRATDDADRTGWDGQLAAMREAELTDLYEVTTPSLVFHGVEDAIVDPEAGRRLAEHLPRGEGRAVESGHLVHVEQPQVVADELLAWLDERRA; encoded by the coding sequence ATGGCCGACCAACCACGGGTCATGCCGACTGCACGTAACGGCGCTGTCGGGATCGAGTACGCCGTCCACGGCGAGGGACCGACCGTCGTCTGCTGTGGGGTCGCCGGTCTCGGCGCCTGGCAGTGGAGCTATCTCGTGACACCGCTCGCACGCGAGCACGAGGTCGTCGTATTCGACTATCGCGGGACCGGGAACTCCGATACGCCCGACGGGCCCTACACCGTTCGTGACCTGACGGCCGATCTCGACGCCGTGCTCGCAGACCACGGCGCTCGCTCGGTGCACCTCCTCGGGGCCGGTCTCGGCGGGGTCGTCGCCGTCGAGTACGCCCGCCGCGCCGGGCGACCGGAGTCGCTCGGACTGCTCGGGACGCCGACTGCTCCGTCGGACGTCGATTTCGACGCGCTCGCCCGGCTTCGCGCCCCTCGCGACGACCCGGAGGCGATCGAACGATCGCTGGCGGTGGCGTTCGCGCCCGGCACGGTCGAAGCACATCCTGACGAGATCAGACGGATCGTCGAGTGGCGTGCGACGGACGACGCCGACCGGACGGGCTGGGACGGGCAGCTGGCCGCCATGCGCGAGGCCGAACTGACCGATCTGTACGAGGTGACGACGCCCTCGCTGGTCTTTCACGGCGTCGAGGACGCGATCGTCGATCCCGAGGCAGGCCGACGACTGGCCGAACACCTCCCGCGCGGCGAGGGTCGAGCGGTCGAGAGCGGCCATCTGGTCCACGTCGAACAGCCACAGGTCGTCGCCGACGAGTTGCTGGCGTGGCTGGACGAGCGACGGGCCTGA
- the twy1 gene encoding 4-demethylwyosine synthase TYW1 yields the protein MSDEGGPRQVGDPDYHSVNHTAVQTCGWTDNALQGEGKCYKYAFYGVESHRCMQMTPVVKCNERCVFCWRDHAGHAYELGDVEWDDPAAVADATIDLQRKLLSGYGGNDDVPRERFEQAMEPRHVAISLDGEPTLYPHLPELIEEFHDREITTFLVSNGTKPEMIERCDPTQLYISVDAPDRKTFEETVKPVEEDLWERLIETLDVLAAKDDTRTVLRTTLVGGENDHRPAWYAAMADRADVDFFELKAYMHVGHSRGRLDRSSMLDHDDVVSFAREVQAFLPDHDHLVDVPDSRVAMLARDSDTWVPKLQQGSQFWADDPAAR from the coding sequence ATGAGCGACGAGGGTGGTCCCCGGCAGGTCGGCGACCCCGACTACCACAGCGTCAACCATACTGCGGTACAGACCTGCGGGTGGACCGACAACGCTCTCCAGGGCGAGGGCAAGTGCTACAAATACGCGTTTTATGGCGTCGAGAGCCACCGCTGCATGCAGATGACGCCGGTGGTGAAGTGCAACGAGCGCTGCGTGTTCTGCTGGCGCGATCACGCTGGCCACGCCTACGAACTGGGCGACGTCGAGTGGGACGACCCCGCCGCAGTCGCGGACGCCACGATCGACCTCCAGCGGAAGCTGCTGTCGGGCTACGGCGGCAACGACGACGTCCCCCGCGAACGGTTCGAACAGGCGATGGAGCCGCGCCACGTCGCCATCTCGCTGGACGGCGAACCCACGCTGTATCCACATCTGCCCGAACTCATCGAGGAGTTTCACGACCGGGAGATCACGACGTTTCTGGTCTCGAACGGGACGAAACCGGAGATGATCGAGCGATGCGATCCGACCCAGCTGTATATCTCGGTGGACGCACCCGACCGAAAGACCTTCGAGGAGACCGTCAAGCCCGTCGAGGAGGACCTCTGGGAGCGGCTGATCGAGACGCTGGACGTCCTCGCGGCGAAAGACGACACCCGAACGGTGCTTCGGACGACGCTCGTCGGCGGCGAGAACGACCACCGTCCGGCGTGGTACGCCGCGATGGCCGACCGCGCTGACGTCGATTTCTTCGAACTGAAGGCGTACATGCACGTCGGCCACTCTCGGGGGCGTCTCGACCGCTCGTCGATGCTCGACCACGACGACGTCGTCTCGTTCGCACGCGAGGTCCAGGCGTTCCTCCCCGACCACGATCACCTCGTTGACGTGCCGGACTCCCGGGTCGCCATGCTCGCGCGGGACTCGGACACCTGGGTGCCGAAACTGCAGCAAGGAAGTCAATTCTGGGCTGACGATCCGGCTGCGCGCTGA
- a CDS encoding PIN domain-containing protein, whose protein sequence is MILDTNYLIDLFSGKSRAHEKAEDLQRNQEIQRVPVPVLSELEYGAEWVLDEHERRRIRNLSRMYSITRLDEEMAIRAGQLLARADGSAGSETGPDMIDALVASVAETVDERVVTDNVTDFERLGVSVESF, encoded by the coding sequence ATGATTCTTGACACGAACTACCTGATTGATCTTTTCAGCGGGAAATCTCGCGCACACGAGAAGGCAGAGGACCTGCAGCGAAATCAGGAGATACAGCGCGTACCTGTGCCAGTTCTTTCCGAACTCGAATACGGTGCAGAGTGGGTGCTCGACGAGCACGAGCGACGGCGTATCCGGAACTTGAGCCGGATGTATTCGATCACACGGCTGGACGAAGAGATGGCAATTAGAGCGGGACAGTTGCTTGCGCGGGCAGATGGTAGTGCTGGCAGTGAGACCGGACCTGACATGATCGATGCGTTGGTCGCAAGTGTCGCAGAGACAGTTGACGAACGGGTCGTGACTGACAACGTAACCGACTTCGAGCGACTGGGCGTGTCCGTCGAATCGTTCTGA
- a CDS encoding CTP-dependent riboflavin kinase → MELSGRVIGYDELRTLKVLALAGALDGEAKISCAGLAGKLDVSNQTASRRLQSLEDTDMIEREIVSDGQWVSVTREGEALLQREYAHYQRIFESQVGVTLTGTLTSGMHEGGHYITLPGYMRQFDAKLGYEPYAGTLNVELDAESVRARARMDALDPIEIEGWEDDERTYGPAYCYPATIEFETGTYDDAHVIAPERTHHGDVQLELIAPEKLRARFDADDGDHLTIHVHE, encoded by the coding sequence ATGGAATTGTCGGGCCGGGTGATCGGGTACGACGAGCTCCGGACGCTGAAAGTGCTGGCGCTGGCCGGCGCGCTCGACGGCGAGGCGAAAATCTCCTGTGCGGGCCTGGCCGGCAAGCTCGACGTGTCGAACCAGACCGCCTCGCGTCGCCTCCAGAGTCTCGAGGACACCGACATGATCGAGCGCGAGATCGTCAGCGACGGGCAGTGGGTGTCGGTGACCCGCGAGGGCGAGGCGCTGCTCCAGCGCGAGTACGCCCACTACCAGCGGATCTTCGAGTCGCAGGTCGGCGTGACGCTGACCGGCACGCTGACAAGCGGGATGCACGAGGGCGGGCACTACATCACGCTGCCGGGATACATGCGCCAGTTCGACGCGAAGCTCGGCTACGAGCCGTACGCGGGGACGCTGAACGTCGAACTCGACGCCGAGAGCGTCCGCGCCCGGGCGCGGATGGACGCGCTCGATCCGATCGAGATCGAAGGCTGGGAAGACGACGAACGCACCTACGGGCCGGCCTACTGCTATCCGGCGACGATCGAGTTCGAGACGGGGACCTACGACGACGCTCACGTCATCGCGCCCGAACGGACCCACCACGGCGACGTTCAGCTCGAGTTGATCGCTCCGGAGAAACTTCGCGCCCGGTTCGACGCCGACGACGGCGACCACCTCACTATCCATGTCCACGAGTAA
- the ribB gene encoding 3,4-dihydroxy-2-butanone-4-phosphate synthase has translation MSTSNETSGGSTSIDHAIAAFRDGDPILVHDAADREGETDIVYPAGAVDSDAVARMRNDAGGLICVALSNEVAEAFDLPFSQEIIDHPTAADHELGYDERSSFSLTVNHRDTYTGITDEDRALTITELATAAADPEGFDFAGQFRSPGHVHLLRGAPELVDDRKGHTELGLALADVADLPPAVVVCEMLDDETGRALSPVDARTYAADHDLVYVEGREIVEQLG, from the coding sequence ATGTCCACGAGTAACGAGACCTCAGGCGGATCGACCAGCATCGACCACGCGATCGCGGCGTTTCGGGACGGCGATCCGATACTCGTCCATGACGCCGCCGACCGCGAAGGCGAGACCGACATCGTCTACCCGGCCGGGGCGGTCGATTCGGACGCCGTCGCACGGATGCGCAACGACGCCGGCGGGCTGATCTGTGTCGCCCTCTCGAACGAGGTCGCCGAGGCGTTCGACCTGCCGTTCTCCCAGGAGATTATCGATCACCCGACCGCCGCGGATCACGAACTCGGCTACGACGAGCGGTCGTCGTTCTCGCTGACGGTCAACCACCGGGACACCTACACCGGCATCACCGACGAGGACCGGGCGCTGACGATTACCGAACTCGCCACGGCTGCGGCCGATCCCGAGGGGTTCGACTTCGCCGGGCAGTTCCGATCGCCCGGTCACGTCCATCTGCTGCGGGGTGCGCCCGAGCTGGTAGACGATCGAAAGGGGCACACTGAACTGGGGCTGGCGCTGGCGGATGTCGCTGACCTCCCGCCCGCCGTCGTCGTCTGTGAGATGCTCGACGACGAGACCGGCCGCGCGCTCTCGCCGGTCGACGCTCGCACCTACGCCGCCGACCACGATCTCGTCTACGTCGAAGGGCGAGAGATCGTCGAGCAACTAGGCTAG